In the genome of Segnochrobactrum spirostomi, the window GCCGCGGCCTTCCGCCGCCTCGTAGCGCATCTGCGCGAGCGCACCGACGTCCAGAACATCGACCTGATGAATCTCGCCGGGTTCTGCCGCAACTGCCTCGCCAACTGGTATCGCGACGCGGCCGAGGCGAAGGGCCTCGCTTTGACGAAGGACGAAACGCGCGAGATCGTCTACGGCATGCCCTACGACGACTGGAAGGCGCGCCATCAGACCGAGGCGACCCCGGCCCAATCGGCCGCGTTCGAGGTCTCCCAAACGGCGGCACTCCACAAGGATCATTGAGGGCACGCGCCCTTTTCACCGCTTATTAGGCAATCCGCGGGCAGGTGGCGCGGAGGGACGGCGGGAACGCCGCGCCGACGGGAGCCACCGCGCCTCCGGCGATCACGAGGACACTTCATGGCCGATACCGAAACCATCGATTCCGGCGCCGTCGCCGCCGATCAATTACGCGCCTTCGTCGAGCGCATCGAGCGCCTCGAGGAGGAGAAGAAGTCGATCTCCGACGACATCCGCGATGTCTACGGCGAGGCGAAGGCCAACGGCTTCGACACCAAGATCCTGCGTCAGGTGATCAAGCTGCGGAAGCAGGACGCCGACGAGCGCCACGAGCAGGAGACGATTCTCGATCTCTACCTCGCCGCTCTCGGCATGATCCCGGGCTCCGTCGGCAATACCTGAAGCGGTGGCGAGGGCCGGGCCGGCGCGGCGTTTTCGTCGTCGTCATCCGGTCCTAACCTTTTGACCATACTTGCAGGCGATTGTCGGAGCAGGCGAGACGCGGCAACCGCGATCTCGCCCCTCCCGCGGGAAGCGGTGCGAGGCTGAGCGGCGCGGGCGGGCGCCGAAACGGGACGGGCGGACCTACGTCCGCGGCGAACGAGGTGCAGTTCAGGGCATGGCCGAGCCCAGACCACGCCTGAAGACCAAGTGCCGTCCCGCGGGTCGGCGCTGGCCTTCGTGCGCGCTCGTCACGGTGGTGCTCGCCGCCACGCCCTCGCCGGCCGACGCCGGCTGGTTCGACTGGCTGTGGGGCAACAAGAAGCAGACCTCGAACACCACCACCGTCGAAGCGACGTCGAAGGACGACCTCGACGGCATCAAGCGCCAGGTCAAGGTCAAGTTCGACGTGACCGGCGGCAATGCCGACGTCACCAGCCTGATCGAGGACTCCTCGGGTCTTCAGGATCTCGCCGAGGCCGGCGGCGCCAGTTCCGACGCTATTCTGCGCGCCGCGCTCTCCGAGCAGGACCGCATCCTCGGCATTCTCTATACGCGGGGTCTTTACGGCGCGATCGTTCAGGTCCAGGTCGCCGGGACCGCCGCCACCGATCCGACGATCCGCGACGCTATCGAGGCGGCGGTGCGCCGCGGCAACGTCCACGCGACCGTCACCGTGCAAACGGGGCGGGTCTTCAAGTTCGGCACCGTCCGCGTCGAGAACACCGACAAGGGCCCCGCCCCGGTTGGACCCGCCGACACCGGGCTCGTCGTCGGCGCGGTCGCGAGTTCGACCAACATCATCGCGGCCGAGGACAAGCTCGTGCAGGCGATGCAGCAGCGGGGCTACCCGCTCGCCGCCGTCGGCAGCCGCACCGTGATCGCCAACCACGCGAACCACACGGTGGAGGTGATCTATCCGGTCACGCCCGGCCGCAAGGCGACCTTCGGCCAAGTCATCGTCGAGGGCACGGACAAGATGCGTCCGGCCGTCGTGGCGAGCCGCGCGCCATTCCGCGAGGGCCAGCCCTACCGACCCGGCCCGCTCGACGATTACGCTCGGGATCTGCGCAGCCTCGAGGTGTTTTCGAGCGTCCGCGTCACGCCGGGAGACCAGGTGGCGCCCGACGGGACGATCCCGATCATCGTCCATGTCACCGAGCGCAAGCTGCATTATGTCGGCGCCTCGGCCTCCTGGTCGAGCGAGGACGGTGCCGTCATCTCGGCCTATTGGGGCCACCGCAATCTGTTCGGCGGCGGCGAACGGCTCAAGTTCGACGCCGAGGTGTCGCGCCTCTTCGTCAACGATCCGAACGACCTGCAATACCGGATCGGCTTCACCTTCACCAAGCCGGGCCTGTGGTCCTACAAAAACGACCTGATCCTCGCGAGCCACTTCGTCCGCGAGACGCCGAAGGCCTATACCCGCACCGGCGTCGACAACGAGATCACCCTGCTCCACCATTTCAACGAGCAGACGGACGCCTCGATCGGTCTCGCGCCGAGCTTCTCCACCATCGAGGACCCGTTCGGGAAGCATTATTACGGCCTCGTCGGCGTGCCGATCGCGGCCCATGCCGACACCACCGACAACAAGCTCGACCCGACCAAGGGCTACCGCTTCACCGGCTCGTTCACGCCCTATGGCGGCGAGATCGGCGACACCAACACGATGCTGCGGACCTATGCGAGCCTGTCCGCCTACCACGCGTTCGACCCAAACGCGCGCTTCATCCTGGCGGGCAAGGTCGAGGTCGGGTCGGTGGTCGGCCCCTCGCTCGAAAGCACGCCGGCGAACCTGCGCTTCTATGCCGGCGGCGGCGGCTCGATCCGCGGCTATGCCTTCCAGGCGGCGAGCCCGCGCACCGTCTACAACCAGATCACGGGCGGCCGCAGCCTGTTCACCACCCAGCTCGAACTGCGCGCCAAGGTGACCGATACCATCGGCGTCGTGCCGTTCGTCGATTTCGGCAGCGCGTTCAAGGAATCCTATCCAGACTTCTCGGACTCGCTCAAAGTCGGCGTCGGCATGGGCCTGCGCTATTATACGGCGATCGGTCCGATCCGCTTCGACTTCGCCGTGCCGATGCAGAAAGAGCATGGCGACGACAACTGGGCGGCCTATCTCAGTCTCGGACAGGCCTTCTGATCATGGCCGCCCGGACGGAGACCGCGAGGATGCAACCGTGAGCGACGTGAGGCCGGCCCGTGCCCGCACACCCCGCCGACGCCGCCCCGCCATGGGCTGGCGGATCGTGCGGGGGCTCGCCCTCGGCATCGTCGGGCTCGTCGCCGCCGTGGCGGTCGCCGTGCCGCTCCTCCTGTTCACGGCGACCGGCCGCTCCGTGCTGGTCGGTCTCGTGGAGATCGCGACCCGGGCGGCGGGGATGCCGGTCACGATCGCGCGCGTCGGCGGCTCCGGTCTCGATGATCTCGAGCTCGGCGGCATCAAGGTCGCCGATCGCGACGGGGTCTGGCTCGGCATCGACCGCGTCCGCCTCGTCTGGCATCCCCGCGCCCTGCTCGGCCGGGTGTTCGCCGCCGACACGCTCGACATCGGCAGGGTCGACGTCACCCGTCCGCCGGCGTCCGACGGCACCGCATCGTCCTCGTCGGGGCCGTTCACGCTGCCGGTCGGCATCGACCTCAAGGCGTTCAAGGTCGGCACCGTCGCGCTCGCCTCGCCGGTGGCCGGTCAGGCGGTCGAGCTCGGGCTCGCCGGCAGCCTCGGCCTGCCCGCCAACGACGCCACCGCCCCGGTAACCGCGACGCTTTCGGTCGACGGCCGCGGCGAGAGCGCGCCGGACGCCAATCTCGCCTTCAGCTTCGTGCCCGCCACGGCGACGCTGAAAGCCAAACTCGACGGCGAGGAACCCGCCGGCGGCGTGCTCCACCGCATGATCGGCGTCGCCGACGCCTCTCCGCTCACCGTCGCCCTCGCCGGTGACGGAACCCTCGACGATTGGAACGGCACCCTGTCGCTCGCCCTCGGCAGCGAGACGCTGACGAGCGGCAAGGCGCGCATCGAGCGCGTCACCGGCGGGCGGCGCGTCACCGCCGGCTTCGACGCGACGATCGAAACGCTGCTGCCGCAGACCATCAAGCCGGTCGTCGCCGGCACCACCCGCGCCGAGGCGATCGCGCTCATCGAGGACGACGGCGACATCGTCGTCGACAAGGCGGCGATCTCCGGCGCCGGAGGCTCGCTCACCGCGAAGGGCAGCCTGAGCGGCACCAAGCGGACCCTCGATTTCACCTTCGACGCCAAGGTTGCGGGTTCCGACATCTATGCCCCCCTCGTCGGTCCGGTCGCGACCTGGCAGGGCGCAACGGTGTCGGCCAAGATCGGCGGCACCGCCTTCGCCCCGACGCTCTCCCTCGACGGCACCATCGACGCACCGACCACCGCCACCCTCACGGCGAAGCAGGCCAAGATCAAAGCGAACATCGCCCCGGCCGGCGGGTCGCTGTTCGGTGGCGATTCGACCCAGCATCTGACCGCCAACGTCTTGCTCGACGGCGCGAGCCTCGCCGGCAAGGCGCTCTCCGCCAAGGGCGCGCCGTCCCTCGCCGTCGAAGGTACCCTCGATGCGGGCGGTAAGGTCGTCATCGACAAGGCGCGCCTCCAGGCGCTCGACATTGCCGCCGACGCCACCGGCACCTGGGATCGCGGCACCGGCACGCTCGACCTCACCGCCGTGGCGGCCGACCTGAAGCCGCTCGGCACCCTGATCGGTCAGCCCCTCGCCGGCACGCTCAAGCTCAAGGCGAGCGCGAACGGCGATCCCGCGGCGCAGACGGGAAGCGTCGACATCGACCTCACGGCGAGCGGCCTCGCCACCGGCCTGCCGGAGGTCGACGGCCTCGTCGGCAAGACGCCCCGCCTCTCCGCCGCCCTCAAGGCCGGCGCCACGGCGGTCACCATCGACCGCTTCAGCCTCGAATCGGCCAAGCTCCAGGCCGAAGCCTCCGGCTCCTACGGCGAGGGCGGCGACGGCATCCGCCTCAAGGCGACCGTGGCCGACCTCAGGGCGCTCGCCCCCACCCTCGGCGGCAAGGCCTCGGTTGACGCGACCATCGCCGGGACCTTCGCGGCGCCGACCGTGAAAGCGGACATCCGCTCGGACGAGGTGATCGCGGCCGGCGAGCGCATCAGCCGCGTCAAGGCCACGATCGACGGCGGACGCCGCACCGACGGCACGCTCTCGGCGACCATCGCCCTCGACGGCACGGCGCGAGGCAACCCGGTGACCGCGCGCACCTCGGTCTCGACGGGCCCGAACGGCGACGTGCTCGACATCGCCAAGCTCGATCTCGTCGGCCTCACCGCGGCCGGCAAGCTCACCCGTCCCACGACCGGCAATCCGTCGGGCCGCCTCACGGTGAGCGCCCGCGACATCGCCCCCGCCGCCGCGCTCGCCGGCATCGCCGCGACCGGCGGCTTCGACGCGGCGATCGATCTCGGCGCAAACGGCGGCAACGCCGCCCATGTAACGCTCAAGAGCGCGCAGGCCGCGGCCCTCGGCTACGACGTGCGCGACGTCGCCCTCGACGCCACCGTGACCGACCCGCTCGGCGCCGCAGCGGTGCGCGGAACCGCGACCTTGGGCGGTCTCACCGGCGACGGCATCGCCGCCGACGGCGTTCGTGTGAGTGTATCGGGACCGCTCTCGGCGCTCGCGGTGACGGCCGGCGGCCGGCTCAACGGCGCCACCCTGGCGACGGAGGGGACCGTCGGCCTGCCTCAGCCGATCGGCGCGGCCGGCCCGATCCGCATCGCCCTCACCTCGTTCTCCGCGAGCCGCGACGCGGTCACCGCACGTCTGACGCGGCCCGGCACGATCACCGTCAATGGCGACAGCGTTGCCCTCGACCTCGCCCTCGGCGTTTCCGGCGGCGGGTCGGCGACCGTGCGCGGCACCGCCGGCGCGCGCCAGCTCGGCCTCGACGTCCGGCTCGAGGCGCTTCCGCTCGCCCTCGCCAACGTCGTGAAGCCCGATCTCGGGGCGGCGGGCACGCTCGCGGGCCGCCTCGGCATCGCCGGCACGCCCGCAGCGCCGCGGATCGATTACGACCTCACGGTGCGCGGCGCCCGGGTCGCGGCGATGCCAGCGGCGATGCCGGCGGTCGACGCGGCGGTGCGCGGCCAGACCCAGAACGGCCGGCTCGGCGTCACGGGCACCGTGACGGCCGGAACCACCCGGCTCATCCTCGACGGCAGCGCCCCGCTCGACGCCCGCGGCCGCTTCGATCTCGGCGTGCGCGGCACGGCGGACCTCGCTCTCATCGACCAGATCGCCCCCTCGCCGAGCCGCCGCGTCGGCGGCACCCTGACCCTCGACGGACGCGTCACCGGCCCGATCACGGCGCCGGATTTCGCCGGCGACCTCGTGCTCGCCAACGCCTCGGCGTCGGACGTCCTGATCGGCTTCGCCTTCCAGAAGATCGACGGCCGGGCACGCATCGAGAACCGCGTCGCCCGCATCCAGAGTTTCGCCGGCACCTCGCGCGGTGGCGGCACGCTCTCGGCGAGCGGCACCGTCTCGCTCGACCCGACCCAAGGCATGCCGGCGAACCTGACGGTCACCACGCAGAATCTGGTGCTGCGCTACGAAGGCATGGTCCAGGCGACGGCGAATTCGCAGATCGCGATCACCGGCCCCGTGTTGTCCGGTCCGCTCGTCGCCGGCAAGATCGACCTCGGCCGCGTCGACGTGACGATCCCGAACCGGCTGCCGAATTCGGTCGCGCCGATCGCGGTCGAGCACATCAACGTGCCACCGGCAAAGCTCGCCTTCTTCCCCAAGCCGTCGCCACTGAAGGCGAACGGCCAGACCGCCCCGGCCGCCGCCCCGCCTTACGCCGCGAATCTCAATCTCGCGATCAGCGCCTCGCGACACGTCTTCGTCTCGGGCCAGGGCATCGATGCCGAGTTCAGCGGCTCCTTCACCCTCACCGGTACCAGCGCCGCGCCGATCGTCAACGGCGGCCTGACCCTGCGCCGCGGCACGTTCCAATTGCTGACCCAGCAGCTCACGTTCAACACCGGCACGATCGCCTTCGTCGACAGCCTCGATCCGGTGCTCAACTTGACGGCGTCCACCCAATCCGGCGACGTGATCGCCTCCGTGAACGTCACCGGCCGCGCCTCGGCACCGCAGATCGGCTTCTCCTCGCAGCCCTCCCTGCCCCCGGACGAGGTGCTGTCGCGCATCCTGTTCAACAAATCGGCTGGCGGCCTCACCATCCCCCAGGCGCTGATGCTCGCCGATGCCGTCGCCAACATGACCGGCATCACCGGTCACGGCCCGGGCGTTCTCGGCCAGTTGAAGAGCCAGGTGGGCCTGAGCCAGCTCGCGGTGACCACCGACAAGAACGACAATCCCCAGGTTCAGCTCGGCGGCTACCCGGTCAAGAACCTCTATGTCGGCGTCGTGCAGGGGTTGACGGCCGCGACGACCGGTGTGCGCGTCAACGTGGACGTCACCAAGAACGTCCAGC includes:
- a CDS encoding DUF1244 domain-containing protein, which produces MSEIDDATRTELEAAAFRRLVAHLRERTDVQNIDLMNLAGFCRNCLANWYRDAAEAKGLALTKDETREIVYGMPYDDWKARHQTEATPAQSAAFEVSQTAALHKDH
- a CDS encoding DUF2312 domain-containing protein produces the protein MADTETIDSGAVAADQLRAFVERIERLEEEKKSISDDIRDVYGEAKANGFDTKILRQVIKLRKQDADERHEQETILDLYLAALGMIPGSVGNT
- a CDS encoding autotransporter assembly complex protein TamA, which encodes MAEPRPRLKTKCRPAGRRWPSCALVTVVLAATPSPADAGWFDWLWGNKKQTSNTTTVEATSKDDLDGIKRQVKVKFDVTGGNADVTSLIEDSSGLQDLAEAGGASSDAILRAALSEQDRILGILYTRGLYGAIVQVQVAGTAATDPTIRDAIEAAVRRGNVHATVTVQTGRVFKFGTVRVENTDKGPAPVGPADTGLVVGAVASSTNIIAAEDKLVQAMQQRGYPLAAVGSRTVIANHANHTVEVIYPVTPGRKATFGQVIVEGTDKMRPAVVASRAPFREGQPYRPGPLDDYARDLRSLEVFSSVRVTPGDQVAPDGTIPIIVHVTERKLHYVGASASWSSEDGAVISAYWGHRNLFGGGERLKFDAEVSRLFVNDPNDLQYRIGFTFTKPGLWSYKNDLILASHFVRETPKAYTRTGVDNEITLLHHFNEQTDASIGLAPSFSTIEDPFGKHYYGLVGVPIAAHADTTDNKLDPTKGYRFTGSFTPYGGEIGDTNTMLRTYASLSAYHAFDPNARFILAGKVEVGSVVGPSLESTPANLRFYAGGGGSIRGYAFQAASPRTVYNQITGGRSLFTTQLELRAKVTDTIGVVPFVDFGSAFKESYPDFSDSLKVGVGMGLRYYTAIGPIRFDFAVPMQKEHGDDNWAAYLSLGQAF
- a CDS encoding translocation/assembly module TamB domain-containing protein → MSDVRPARARTPRRRRPAMGWRIVRGLALGIVGLVAAVAVAVPLLLFTATGRSVLVGLVEIATRAAGMPVTIARVGGSGLDDLELGGIKVADRDGVWLGIDRVRLVWHPRALLGRVFAADTLDIGRVDVTRPPASDGTASSSSGPFTLPVGIDLKAFKVGTVALASPVAGQAVELGLAGSLGLPANDATAPVTATLSVDGRGESAPDANLAFSFVPATATLKAKLDGEEPAGGVLHRMIGVADASPLTVALAGDGTLDDWNGTLSLALGSETLTSGKARIERVTGGRRVTAGFDATIETLLPQTIKPVVAGTTRAEAIALIEDDGDIVVDKAAISGAGGSLTAKGSLSGTKRTLDFTFDAKVAGSDIYAPLVGPVATWQGATVSAKIGGTAFAPTLSLDGTIDAPTTATLTAKQAKIKANIAPAGGSLFGGDSTQHLTANVLLDGASLAGKALSAKGAPSLAVEGTLDAGGKVVIDKARLQALDIAADATGTWDRGTGTLDLTAVAADLKPLGTLIGQPLAGTLKLKASANGDPAAQTGSVDIDLTASGLATGLPEVDGLVGKTPRLSAALKAGATAVTIDRFSLESAKLQAEASGSYGEGGDGIRLKATVADLRALAPTLGGKASVDATIAGTFAAPTVKADIRSDEVIAAGERISRVKATIDGGRRTDGTLSATIALDGTARGNPVTARTSVSTGPNGDVLDIAKLDLVGLTAAGKLTRPTTGNPSGRLTVSARDIAPAAALAGIAATGGFDAAIDLGANGGNAAHVTLKSAQAAALGYDVRDVALDATVTDPLGAAAVRGTATLGGLTGDGIAADGVRVSVSGPLSALAVTAGGRLNGATLATEGTVGLPQPIGAAGPIRIALTSFSASRDAVTARLTRPGTITVNGDSVALDLALGVSGGGSATVRGTAGARQLGLDVRLEALPLALANVVKPDLGAAGTLAGRLGIAGTPAAPRIDYDLTVRGARVAAMPAAMPAVDAAVRGQTQNGRLGVTGTVTAGTTRLILDGSAPLDARGRFDLGVRGTADLALIDQIAPSPSRRVGGTLTLDGRVTGPITAPDFAGDLVLANASASDVLIGFAFQKIDGRARIENRVARIQSFAGTSRGGGTLSASGTVSLDPTQGMPANLTVTTQNLVLRYEGMVQATANSQIAITGPVLSGPLVAGKIDLGRVDVTIPNRLPNSVAPIAVEHINVPPAKLAFFPKPSPLKANGQTAPAAAPPYAANLNLAISASRHVFVSGQGIDAEFSGSFTLTGTSAAPIVNGGLTLRRGTFQLLTQQLTFNTGTIAFVDSLDPVLNLTASTQSGDVIASVNVTGRASAPQIGFSSQPSLPPDEVLSRILFNKSAGGLTIPQALMLADAVANMTGITGHGPGVLGQLKSQVGLSQLAVTTDKNDNPQVQLGGYPVKNLYVGVVQGLTAATTGVRVNVDVTKNVQLQGTVGSNGTTTLGIGTEMEY